aatATTAATTCAATCACTTTTTCTACTCCTATTTTCAATAAAAAGTTCAAcgaaaaaccaaacaaaaagtTGATTTGTAAATAAGTAATGTACAGTTTGTATCTGTAACTTGTCAGTCTGTCATTGGTGACAGAGTCTGTCTTGCTTATAACGCACGCTaccagtaaataaaaaaaaggaaaaagtatATTTAGACTGTATGGTCCCTTGAAAGCAAGTTTTAAATTAATATCTGATGTATATTCCTGTAACATTGCATTTTTATCTGAGGAATGATGTTATTAAAAAATTGCAAATAAATTGCATTTCCTACAGCCGTGGTTTCCACATTCCTTTCACACTCTGTTTTCAAGTGCTTTTCCTCACACTTGAGTCAACAACTGTATTAACACTGGACTGTTCACCATAAAGGTGAGCTTCACTGCCCTTAAACAAGAAaatcatgttgctgcatcaaactcagaataagcagatattcacaaaaatcaattaagctgatgaggtcaaacagtaaatatactgtctttgtgctgttttcagttgagtataaATAAAAGAGGATTAACAAgttattacattctgttttatgtacgTTTTAAACGGCGTACCAACTTTTTATAATCAGGGTTATACTTtacaaattcattcaaatgGCACAATGTCAACTATGTGCTATCAGCTGAAGCTCTTTTATTCAGAGAAATTATAGCTTTATTCACACGTATGATATTCTGCAGTCACACGATCACTGTTTATTGGGCCACAGGGCTGATGACTccatattaaatacatttttttaaaagaagctgTGAAAGACATTAAACCCACTAGAAATAGGCGACTACACACTGACTCATTAAGATTGGTCATCAGTCACAGTGAGCCATCAGTCGAATGTTGTCACTGACTATGTTATGTTTTGAATACATTAGCACCTACAAACAAATGCAGTAAGCTATCAAATGTACACCATCCCAACATGACCCTGAACCCATTGCACTTTAGCAGCtctcaaataaaacaaactggcACAACCGCCCTCATGGCACTGTAGGCTCCTGCTGTTTGTTCCACCACAGAATCAGGCCTCAACTTCATCATGGATCAAATGAGCCCTGCCTCACAGCTGCTGGGTTATAAACTCACACTCACATAAGGGACAGTGAGTTAAAATAGCTTTAATAgctgtattttttcattcttaAGCCAGTGGTGAAAGACTGAATGTTGCAAATGCTcaactgtgacacacacaggagttAAAAAGTCTGTAATGTACAAATCCAGCAGTGTGCAACTGTCTTTAATGAAGAAACCAAAGCAGACAACATATTATCATTGTTGCTAATACACAATGAATAACTGCCCAGAGTGTCTGTTCATTCGCCCTGATATAAATAGAGTTAATTTTacacagatttttaaataaCTAAAACAACAAGCGGCGCCTCACGTGTCAGGTTTGTGAGTCGCCAGGTGTCTTTTCAGATTGCCCTGCTGGGAGAATTCTCTCTCGCAGCTCGGACACTTGAATGGCTTCACCCCGTTGTGGCTGAGCGTGTGCCGCTTCAGGCAGTTCAGCGTGAGGAAACGCTTCGGGCACTCCGGGCACAGGTACGGACGCTCCCCCGTGTGCGAGCGCGTGTGGACGTTCAGGTGGCTCTTGCTGGAGAAGCCCTTCCCGCAGTGGGTGCAGGTGTACGGCATCTCGCCCGTGTGAGAGCgagtgtgcagcagcagctcccctGAGGACAGGAAGGATTTGCCGCACGTGGTGCACAAGTAATTCCTCTCCCCTCGGtgcatctgcatgtgtctgGTGATGCCCGCTTTGCTGAAGCCTTTCCCGCAGATCGGGCACAGGTTGCTGGGGCCTTGGTGCAGCCGTTGGTGCTGCTTGAGCGAATAGTTGCACAGGAAGCCCTTGTTGCACTGGCTGCAGACGAATATCCGTCCTCTCTTGTGGAGCCTCTGGTGCTGATAATAACCGGACGGGCTGGTGAATCCCTTCTCGCACTGGCTGCAGCGGTACGGGAAGCTGTGGAGCTTCATGTGAGTCTTCAGTTGATTCGGATGCTCGAAAACCTTTTCGCACTCCAAGCATTTGGTTTCCTTCTCTGTGAAGTTTTTGGTCACAGGTCGCATGCTCAGGAACCTTTTGTCTTCCCCCGTGGGCTCTTTCCGTCTGCGTCGCTCCTTGTTTTCCAAGTTGTCCTTCTTAAGCTTGCGTTCCCGTTCAGCACCGTCTTTTTGTTTACGTTTCCTCGTTCTCACCGAGTTGCCGTCGACTTTCTTCTTTTCGTTCAAGTCTTTACTTTTCTGCGGCGTCTTTGCTCtggcctttttcacagaagcTTTTTCCTGAATGGAGGCTGTTATGTGGTGCTCACTCTGGATGTGCTCTTGGACCTTCCTCTTTGTGCGGTGGGTGAACGAACACTGAGGGCAGATGAATGAATGGGACAGACGACCTGAAAGCAGCATCGAAAACAGAGTTAGTAAAATCAGACTGACTGATTCTGGTcggctgctgctgatgctttAACTAACCTGATTCCTTTTTTGGCAACCACTCATCTGCAGTGATGTATGAGCTTTGACTTAAGTCTTCTTCTAACTCTTCCAATGCCAGGGTCTCTTCCTCGTTGTCATAATCATCGCCCTCACTGTAAGACCCAGAGAACCTGTCCATGCCAGTTGGAACAGGGAGGACCAGGGTGGACAAAAGGATGTCTTCCTCGCTgctggaaggagctgcagtAGAGGAAGAggcatttcacatttaaattccCTAAAAACAAGTCGAATTTGttgtcaaagaaagaaaacaagacgGAACGCAAGAAAGCGagcaggaaggaaaggaaagaaccTTTTCAAACACTGGTCTTTAACACAGACGGAGGCTATATACAAAACTCCACCTGTTCCTCGTGTCTTTGCTGTTCAACTTACCAGAGCTGAGAGTCCCCAACTGTCTGTGATGAAGCAGCAGAGTCTCCAGGGCAAAGGGTTCAGACAGATGCTGCCCAAATTCTTCCAACACAGGTGTTGTTTCAGTGAGCAATGCTGCTgcctgagacacagagaagcaggTTGGCAAGTGAAGCAAGCTTACGGACCTCAGAACAAAAGcccacaaagaagaaaaattcaGCAAAATTCTTATAGGAGAAATAACGCAGTGATCAATGAATAATTGATTTCACTCTGAAAAACAATCCTGCTGCACAATTCAACACGTAAAACATTAAGTTATTGTTTAATAATAACAGAATTTCGCCTTGAtgaaacacttcatttaaaatgccGGTTATAATCAAAAAAGTGCACATTTATTCAGGATCTGTATATTTCTGCACATGTAATATACAATAAGTGTCCAGGAACCTTCTTTTATTACAGTTTCGTTTAGAAATTAGCCACCTGCTGTTCGTACCTGTTGCAGGTCTGGTActggcagcagctgctccagcctGGACAGGAACTCAgacaccagctgctgcagtatCTGGTCGTAGCTGGAGCCGTAGTTTGCAGGAAAAACCTCCTGGAGAAACAGCCAGAGCTTTGGGCTTTAGATCATCAACACGTCACCGCTGTAAATAGTCGGTGAGGATCTTTAAGAGATATTTCTCATACACAGACTCACTTGGAAGAATAACTTCTTTTCAAAAGGGACACTCAAAATGTTCTGAACCAGGCTGGCAAAGTTGGTGTAAGAGGTCTTCAGTATGTCACCACCAGCCTGTCAAGAAGTGGACAAGAAAGACAATGAGAAATGTTTCAACTTCACATTTCTGAGGACTATTTCTACTTTCATGTGTTTCGACCATGTTTTGCTCATGGAGCAGCTCTGAATTTTCACCATCTGATCGGCCGAGCTCAGTTCTGCGCTGCAGGCGTGGATTTTATCCAGGTGGCTCTGGATGGTCTGCAGGTTGGCGGCGCCATCACCACGACACAGCTCCAGAACCAGCTGCAACAAGGTGGGAGACGGGTAACTCGTGATTTTCACAATCATGAAATGATGTGAATGATTTTCCTCCACTAAAATTAATCTGGTGAGACATGGAAATGTAGACAATCAGATGCACTTTAAGAACTTCTCACGCACGCTGGATTAAAAATTGAGATTGAACGTTTTTTGCAGTCCATTGTCACGCAATATGATGGAAAGCTGCAAAACTTGTgagttgaaatgtttttgaggGGTGAAACAGTCTGAGCAAgtacagtttttacagtttttatgcGCATGTGTATAAAAATGGGGTTTTTCTTACCTACCTCAGGTCAAaatgttatgtgtgttttgtgatatatgatttgctgctgcaacactgcagtTTCCCTTAGGTGATCAATAAACCAccatatctatctatctatctatctatctatattaTTATTTAACCACGCTGAACACTTCAAGTCCACTTATTTTACTCCTTATGCACGTGCTAGATGAAGACTGGAGACTGGAAATAAGTCAGATGTCTCCCTTGCAGAGCCACTGACGGACACATGCACTGTGATCGTACTGTCATTTAGATTGTGAGGATCCCAGCTGGGAGCAGTTCCTCACCTTTGCTCTCAGGCCCAGGATGAGCTGAGCTCTCCGGCTGGGACTCAGAAGCTCTGGGACGATCTCTGTCGCCAAACTGATGAAGTCCACCAGCTTGTCGTAGTGCatcacactgtgctgctgcactaCTCGCCACATGAAGGCAGACATAAGTCTCACTGGAGGGACAAGGAGTTGTAAGGAGGCCGGAGGAAGAGGGGAGCCTGGAGAGGACATTTGAGACAATTCTAGCGACAGAGGCTCAAATACAAGCGATTTAACGACAACTCTGTGGTCAGATgattagctaacgttagcttaataACTGCATTAGTAACTGTTTTATTAAGTAAAATGTCTGTATGCGTATACTTGCAGATAGCTCGATAAATAACCATACACACCTTTGCTTTTCCACGCCattttttagtttaaaaaacGTCTAAACTGTGGACAAAATACCATTTCAACACTCGTCTTCCAGAGCTGGGAAATGCGCTCATGACTTCCGGGTGAAGCGGATGTTGTGGAAACTGTCGTGCTGTGTGCGTatcccttcaaaataaaagctggagGGTTCAATTGTATTGCTttcaaagcaaatgtttttaatgtgataaGACAATTAATATTAGGTAATTAATGAGACGAAAAAACGAGATGAGAGGGTGCCATATATAAATAATGGTGTGTTTATGATGGGAAAAAGCTCTTTGGGCCATCTTTTTGTGGCATCCTGGACCTTTTTTACCATTAATTAATTTGCGCAGGTAAAAGTTTAATGCAACCCAATGTAATGTTGCCCTTTCGATGTAATGCACAATTTAAAGTGGTGGAATGTACTGTAACGTTTTAGTTTTTACTCCACGAGTTTTATTCGACAGTTTTAGTTATTAGTTACTTTTTAGATGACAGTTTCCCATACCTGTCCAATGAAAAGCACATATCTCCAGATTTGGAGATTCTAAACCTGAGATTGAGTGTTCCTCtgtgggt
This region of Chelmon rostratus isolate fCheRos1 chromosome 22, fCheRos1.pri, whole genome shotgun sequence genomic DNA includes:
- the LOC121625891 gene encoding zinc finger and SCAN domain-containing protein 22-like isoform X1; this translates as MAWKSKGSPLPPASLQLLVPPVRLMSAFMWRVVQQHSVMHYDKLVDFISLATEIVPELLSPSRRAQLILGLRAKLVLELCRGDGAANLQTIQSHLDKIHACSAELSSADQMAGGDILKTSYTNFASLVQNILSVPFEKKLFFQEVFPANYGSSYDQILQQLVSEFLSRLEQLLPVPDLQQAAALLTETTPVLEEFGQHLSEPFALETLLLHHRQLGTLSSAPSSSEEDILLSTLVLPVPTGMDRFSGSYSEGDDYDNEEETLALEELEEDLSQSSYITADEWLPKKESGRLSHSFICPQCSFTHRTKRKVQEHIQSEHHITASIQEKASVKKARAKTPQKSKDLNEKKKVDGNSVRTRKRKQKDGAERERKLKKDNLENKERRRRKEPTGEDKRFLSMRPVTKNFTEKETKCLECEKVFEHPNQLKTHMKLHSFPYRCSQCEKGFTSPSGYYQHQRLHKRGRIFVCSQCNKGFLCNYSLKQHQRLHQGPSNLCPICGKGFSKAGITRHMQMHRGERNYLCTTCGKSFLSSGELLLHTRSHTGEMPYTCTHCGKGFSSKSHLNVHTRSHTGERPYLCPECPKRFLTLNCLKRHTLSHNGVKPFKCPSCEREFSQQGNLKRHLATHKPDT
- the LOC121625891 gene encoding zinc finger protein 773-like isoform X2, whose product is MSAFMWRVVQQHSVMHYDKLVDFISLATEIVPELLSPSRRAQLILGLRAKLVLELCRGDGAANLQTIQSHLDKIHACSAELSSADQMAGGDILKTSYTNFASLVQNILSVPFEKKLFFQEVFPANYGSSYDQILQQLVSEFLSRLEQLLPVPDLQQAAALLTETTPVLEEFGQHLSEPFALETLLLHHRQLGTLSSAPSSSEEDILLSTLVLPVPTGMDRFSGSYSEGDDYDNEEETLALEELEEDLSQSSYITADEWLPKKESGRLSHSFICPQCSFTHRTKRKVQEHIQSEHHITASIQEKASVKKARAKTPQKSKDLNEKKKVDGNSVRTRKRKQKDGAERERKLKKDNLENKERRRRKEPTGEDKRFLSMRPVTKNFTEKETKCLECEKVFEHPNQLKTHMKLHSFPYRCSQCEKGFTSPSGYYQHQRLHKRGRIFVCSQCNKGFLCNYSLKQHQRLHQGPSNLCPICGKGFSKAGITRHMQMHRGERNYLCTTCGKSFLSSGELLLHTRSHTGEMPYTCTHCGKGFSSKSHLNVHTRSHTGERPYLCPECPKRFLTLNCLKRHTLSHNGVKPFKCPSCEREFSQQGNLKRHLATHKPDT